The following are encoded in a window of Diorhabda sublineata isolate icDioSubl1.1 chromosome 5, icDioSubl1.1, whole genome shotgun sequence genomic DNA:
- the LOC130444191 gene encoding uncharacterized protein LOC130444191 → MFSKRFLTLFSLLWLSIGIYADDNNPDAKPRSDFKKSLSRDCSSIYSPTCLKLDVVSLVDKLNEQDEYSFIPGVSVIREEHSDHSTTADMVTELARDFPNDPDARLDAFLMKKITSYLSSHSLRLNLLNSDAIESARKGGGGEGGGGGGKGGGGGGGGGIGLLLAAGAMLKGTFFALALGAIAAIAGKALMTGLISFLLSAIIGLKALTHGHKSTTYEIVSKPVYSHSSSHSIGHEEYHPSYGHSSYGRSFDLPLPLGLQPEYKPS, encoded by the coding sequence ATGTTCTCGAAACGTTTCTTGACGCTTTTTTCGTTATTGTGGTTGAGTATCGGTATTTACGCGGACGATAACAATCCCGATGCAAAACCAAGAAgtgatttcaaaaaatcattgtCAAGGGATTGTTCGTCAATATATTCACCAACATGTTTGAAGCTAGATGTGGTGTCTTTGGTTGATAAGTTAAATGAACAAGACGAATATAGTTTTATACCTGGTGTTTCAGTGATAAGGGAAGAACATAGTGATCATAGTACGACAGCAGATATGGTAACGGAGCTAGCACGAGATTTTCCTAACGATCCCGATGCTAGGTTGGATgcttttttgatgaaaaaaattacgtCGTATCTAAGCAGTCATTCATTGCGGTTAAATTTGTTAAATAGTGACGCAATAGAAAGTGCAAGAAAAGGGGGTGGTGGCGAAGGCGGAGGAGGTGGTGGGAAAGGAGGCGGTGGCGGCGGCGGTGGTGGAATAGGTCTGCTTTTGGCGGCAGGTGCGATGCTGAAAGGAACTTTCTTTGCACTAGCCCTAGGAGCAATCGCAGCCATTGCAGGAAAAGCCTTAATGACTGGGTTAATCTCGTTTTTACTTTCTGCCATTATTGGTCTCAAGGCTTTAACTCATGGTCATAAGTCTACTACCTACGAAATAGTATCTAAGCCCGTTTACAGTCATTCCAGCTCACATTCTATTGGCCACGAGGAATATCATCCTAGTTACGGTCATTCTTCGTACGGAAGAAGTTTTGATTTGCCATTGCCACTGGGTTTGCAGCCAGAATACAAACCATCCTAA